A DNA window from Bombus vancouverensis nearcticus chromosome 6, iyBomVanc1_principal, whole genome shotgun sequence contains the following coding sequences:
- the LOC117157733 gene encoding putative odorant receptor 92a, with amino-acid sequence MSEKIKNIIYRNEHYKSDSEYVIHIAKTLLTLIGIWPRKDTFLDNVKMYIQTVTIFILMCFLLIPHVIYTYFDCEDLTKYMKVIAAQVFSLLAIIKFWTLIFNRKEIRFCLNEIEIQYKDVKCEEDRLIMLNCAKIGRYFTMVYLALGYSGALPYHIILPLISERIVKADNTTQIPLPYLSDYVFFVIEDSPIYEITFVVQMCISCIIMTTNYGIYSLIASITMHSCCLFEVTSRRIEKLRKWDKRDLHDRIADIVQCHLKAIEYSAVIGKSLSFVFLSEMVGCTIVICFLEFGVIMEWEDHKTFSTITYFVLMTSMFVNVFIISFIGDRLKQESERIGETSYSLPWYDFPLNEAKNVRTIILRTRLPSSLSGAKILDLSLQAFCDVVKTSAAYFNVLRAMAA; translated from the exons ATGagcgagaaaataaaaaatataatttatcgtaacGAGCATTACAAATCGGATTCCGAATACGTGATACACATCGCCAAGACATTGTTAACGCTGATAGGAATTTGGCCTAGAAAGGATACGTTTCTAGATAACGTTAAAATGTATATCCAAACAGTAACAATTTTTATCCTCATGTGTTTCTTATTAATACCACACGtgatttatacttatttcgaTTGCGAAGATCTAACCAAGTATATGAAGGTGATCGCCGCGCAGGTTTTTAGCCTTTTGGCGATCATTAAATTTTGGACtctaatttttaatagaaaagaaATTCGGTTTTGCTTGAACGAGATCGAAATACAGTACAAGGACGTGAAATGCGAGGAAGATCGGCTGATAATGCTGAATTGTGCAAAAATTGGACGATATTTTACAATGGTATATTTGGCCCTTGGTTACTCTGGTGCTTTGCCCTACCATATTATTTTGCCTTTAATATCGGAGAGAATCGTGAAAGCTGATAATACCACTCAGATACCTTTGCCTTACTTGAGTGATTATGTTTTCTTCGTCATCGAAGATTCACCGATCTACGAGATCACGTTTGTCGTCCAGATGTGCATCAGTTGCATCATAATGACTACGAATTATGGAATTTATAGCTTGATTGCTTCTATAACGATGCATTCTTGCTGTTTGTTCGAAGTTACCAGTAGAAGAATCGAGAAGCTTCGTAAATGGGATAAACGAGATTTGCACGATCGCATTGCTGATATCGTTCAATGTCATCTGAAAGCAATTGA ATACTCTGCAGTTATTGGAAAATCTCTTAGCTTCGTATTTCTATCGGAGATGGTTGGCTGTACCATTGTAATATGCTTCCTAGAATTTGGCGTGATTATG GAATGGGAAGATCATAAAACATTCAGtacaataacatatttcgtaTTAATGACATCGATGTTTGTAAACGTGTTTATAATATCGTTCATTGGTGATCGTCTCAAACAAGAG AGCGAGAGAATAGGAGAAACATCGTACTCTCTGCCATGGTACGATTTTCCGTTGAACGAAGCTAAGAATGTAAGGACAATCATACTAAGAACTAGATTACCATCGAGTTTGTCTGGGGCTAAGATATTAGATCTCTCGCTTCAAGCATTTTGCGAC GTGGTTAAAACTTCAGCGGCATATTTCAATGTTCTGCGTGCAATGGCAGCATGA
- the LOC117157623 gene encoding odorant receptor 13a-like, whose amino-acid sequence MMKTKEAKDEKGIEKDLKQSLRYVEPFIMALGVWPLPPESSLCMKILQRVIRFIIIFLTLFFVSPGFYYVFFKEKSNKRKLQIITTYINSFVQLIKYIIILYRMKDIRILSEEIRNDWLHSTEENRRLFRENAKIGERVVFIAAFTLYSGGFCYRTILPLTRSSIVLPNNITIRILPSPTYFPFINEQITPYYEIIFVLQVLSGFCIYTVFSGAIGIMMMICLHTCGLIRILMDKLVDLTDKSNTSEEIIQEKMANIVEYHGKIKKFLSNGQQLSEYISFLELFNGAGIVCLIGYAVIVEWENLNTVTIVVCFTLLTTFTFTCYTICSIGQLLLDESNNLAQTCATLNWYRLPMKQARYVVLMMIMSNDPMKLTAVKVMDVSLSTFSDIMKASMGYLNILRNVT is encoded by the exons atgatgaaAACAAAAGAAGCAAAAGATGAAAAAGGAATAGAGAAGGATTTGAAGCAAAGTTTAAGATACGTGGAACCATTTATAATGGCACTCGGTGTCTGGCCACTTCCTCCAGAATCGTCGTTGTGCATGAAGATATTACAACGGGTTATtcgtttcattattattttcttgACGTTGTTCTTCGTCAGTCCAGGTTTTTACTACGTATTCTTCAAGGAAAAAAGTAACAAAAGGAAACTGCAAATAATAACGACGTACATCAACAGCTTCGTCCAGTTGATCAAgtacattattatattgtacAGGATGAAAGATATAAGAATACTATCGGAGGAGATAAGGAACGATTGGCTACACAGCACAGAAGAAAATCGACGACTCTTTCGTGAGAACGCGAAAATCGGTGAAAGAGTGGTGTTCATAGCGGCCTTCACTTTGTATTCTGGTGGTTTCTGCTATCGAACTATTCTTCCACTTACAAGGAGCAGTATTGTTTTACCGAATAATATTACTATACGAATATTACCCAGTCCAACGTACTTTCCATTTATCAACGAACAGATCACTCCATATTATGAGATAATTTTCGTATTACAAGTTTTGAGTGGTTTTTGCATCTACACAGTATTCAGCGGAGCCATTGGGATCATGATGATGATATGCTTGCATACATGCGGCTTAATAAGGATTTTAATGGACAAATTGGTGGATCTCACCGACAAGTCGAATACCAGCGAGGAAATTATTCAAGAGAAGATGGCAAATATCGTTGAGTATCATGGGAAGATCAAAAA ATTCTTAAGTAACGGACAACAGCTCTCCGAGTACATTTCCTTTCTTGAGCTCTTTAACGGCGCGGGTATTGTCTGTTTGATAGGATATGCTGTCATAGTG GAGTGGGAAAATCTTAATACCGTCACTATAGTGGTGTGCTTTACACTGCTAACAACTTTCACGTTCACCTGCTATACGATCTGTTCTATTGGCCAACTTCTTCTCGACGAA AGTAATAATCTTGCACAAACGTGCGCCACGTTAAACTGGTACCGTCTCCCGATGAAACAGGCTCGGTATGTGGTACTAATGATGATTATGTCGAATGATCCGATGAAATTGACTGCGGTGAAAGTGATGGATGTATCTTTATCGACCTTTAGCGAT atTATGAAAGCGTCAATgggatatttaaatattctacgGAACGTGACTTAA
- the LOC117157622 gene encoding odorant receptor 43a-like produces the protein MIKTEEVSNKEERERNLKQSLRYVEPLLMVLGAWPLPPESSLCMKIFQRVIPVISIFLALFVICPIFFYIIFKARGTRRQMELLSAFINSLIQLIKYIIMLNSMNDIRTLLNEIKNDWLYGTEENRRLFRENAKIGDRVVSIVAITMYFGGLCYRTILPLSRGRIILPDNTTIRLLPSSTYLPFINEQITPNYEIIFVLQVLSGLFIYTVFIGAIAIMMMICLHTCSLLRILTGKLMDLIDKSNTSEEIIQEKIANIVEYHRKIKKFLSNGQLLSEYISFFELLNGTIIIGLLGYCVLLEWESHNTVGLVVYITLLTTFTFTSYTICSIGQLLLDESNNFARTCVTLDWYRLPVRKTRYMIMIIFMSSDPIKLTAGKVIDVSLSTFGDIMKGAMGYLNMLRKVN, from the exons ATGATTAAAACAGAAGAAGTATcaaacaaagaagaaagggagagGAACTTGAAACAAAGTTTAAGATACGTGGAGCCTCTTTTAATGGTACTAGGTGCCTGGCCACTTCCTCCAGAATCATCGTTGTGCATGAAGATATTTCAACGTGTTATTCCTGTCATTAGTATTTTCTTGGCGTTATTTGTCATTTGTccgatttttttttatataatcttcAAAGCAAGAGGCACCAGAAGGCAAATGGAACTGTTGTCGGCGTTTATCAACAGTCTGATCCAGTTGATCAAGTATATTATCATGTTGAACAGCATGAACGATATAAGAACGCTGTTGAATGAGATAAAGAACGATTGGTTATACGGTACAGAAGAAAATCGACGACTCTTTCGCGAGAACGCGAAGATCGGTGATAGAGTGGTGTCCATAGTGGCCATCACCATGTACTTTGGAGGTTTATGCTACCGTACGATTCTTCCTCTTTCGAGGGGCAGAATTATTTTACCGGATAATACTACTATAAGACTATTGCCAAGTTCAACATACCTCCCATTTATCAACGAACAGATCACTCCGAATTACGAGATAATTTTCGTATTGCAAGTTTTGAGTGGTTTATTCATTTACACAGTATTCATCGGTGCCATTGCGATTATGATGATGATATGTTTGCATACATGCAGCTTACTAAGGATTTTAACGGGCAAATTGATGGATCTCATCGACAAGTCGAATACCAGCGAGGAAATTATTCAAGAGAAGATCGCAAATATCGTTGAGTATCACAGGAAGATCAAAAA ATTCTTAAGTAACGGACAACTGCTCTCCGAGTACATTTCTTTTTTTGAGCTGCTTAATGGCACGATTATTATCGGTTTGCTAGGATATTGTGTTTTACTG GAATGGGAAAGTCATAATACCGTCGGTTTAGTGGTGTACATTACATTGCTAACAACTTTCACGTTCACCTCCTACACGATTTGTTCTATTGGCCAACTTCTTCTTGATGAA AGCAATAATTTTGCACGAACGTGCGTCACGTTAGACTGGTACCGTCTCCCGGTGAGAAAGACTCGGTATATGATAATGATAATCTTTATGTCGAGTGATCCAATAAAATTGACGGCGGGCAAAGTGATAGATGTATCTTTGTCGACGTTTGGCGAT atCATGAAAGGGGCTATGGGATATTTAAATATGCTAAGAAaagttaattaa